A genomic window from Buteo buteo chromosome 13, bButBut1.hap1.1, whole genome shotgun sequence includes:
- the DHRS7C gene encoding dehydrogenase/reductase SDR family member 7C, which yields MGFLAVLALPLLLLGISGIIYIYQSVRWLLSKSAVQNKVVVITDAISGLGKECSRVFHTGGARLVLCGRTWEKLEALYDALISVADPSITYAPKLILMDISDVNCIQDVAKEILNCYGCVDILINNASMKVKGAVQSISLELDKKIMDANYFGPITLTKAILPSMISRRSGQIVLINSIQGKIGIPFRAAYAASKHAAVGFFDCLRAEMEEFDISVSTVNPTFICSYHRQPAPGNWEASIWKFFFRKVAYGVHPVEVAEEVLCTVSSKKQEVLIANPIPRAAVYIRTFFPEMFFAIVASGIREKLKTEEEN from the exons ATGGGTTTTCTTGCTGTACTTGCTCTGCCATTACTTCTCTTAGGGATCAGtggaattatttatatttaccAGTCAGTCAGGTGGCTATTGTCCAAATCAGCTGTGCAAAACAAGGTGGTGGTGATCACGGATGCCATCTCTGGACTGGGCAAGG AATGTTCTCGGGTGTTTCATACAGGAGGAGCAAGACTTGTGCTGTGTGGCAGGACATGGGAAAAGTTAGAAGCCTTGTACGATGCTTTAATTAGTGTGGCAGACCCCAGTATA ACATATGCACCAAAGCTCATACTTATGGATATCTCAGATGTAAACTGCATTCAAGATGTAGCTAAGGAAATCCTGAATTGCTATGGCTGTGTGGATATACTGATCAACAATGCAAGCATGAAGGTGAAAGGAGCAGTGCAGAGCATTTCATTGGAACTTGATAAAAAGATAATGGATGCCAACTATTTTGGACCTATAACATTAACCAAag ctatTCTTCCCAGCATGATCTCAAGAAGAAGTGGCCAAATTGTTCTAATTAACAGTATTCAAGGAAAAATAGGAATCCCATTTCGTGCAGCTT atgCTGCTTCTAAGCATGCTGCTGTAGGCTTTTTTGATTGTCTTAGAGCTGAAATGGAAGAATTTGATATTTCTGTCAGCACTGTGAATCCAACCTTCATCTGTTCATACCATCGCCAACCAGCACCTGGCAACTGGGAGGCATCTATTTGGAAAT TCTTTTTCAGAAAGGTGGCATATGGTGTGCACCCAGtggaggtggcagaggaagTCTTGTGCACAGTAAGCAGTAAGAAGCAGGAGGTACTTATTGCCAACCCTATCCCCAGAGCAGCAGTTTACATTCGGACCTTCTTCCCTGAGATGTTTTTTGCCATTGTTGCCTCAGGGATTAGGGAAAAGCTgaagacagaagaggaaaattga